The Plutella xylostella chromosome 12, ilPluXylo3.1, whole genome shotgun sequence genome includes a window with the following:
- the LOC105388996 gene encoding serine/threonine-protein kinase grp, whose product MAGEFVEGWLVAQVLGEGSYGEVRLLVNARTGASVALKTVRSDPASGSAGTTLAAREAALHRALRHPHVLRCLGERTHGDLHYMFLEYAQGGELFDRIEPDVGMPCGPARRYWRQILDGVQYLHSRGVAHRDLKPENLLLDHDDNVKISDFGMATLFRHGGKERVLSRVCGTLPYAAPEVLSAAQRPYRAAPADLWAVAVVLVAMLAGELPWEKAHPDCANYAAWLSGGGARPWGKLTTRALTLVKRALQPEPAKRYTLEQLMRHPWTTASGADEVDSPKEESSWRGYSSQPAAAAGALSAADMDDMLSYSQPAHADDMLLATQSDRQTQLTQQSVLQRLVRRMTRVWVRVDEAAALHALCGVLSEQHYQHHYVHPRILAIECGSGLKMRAWALRAGAASGDPTVLLEFRRSRGCGLEFKRRYLQIKQALASIAAPPPPLSRDLLAPPIASQDVGEAMDET is encoded by the exons ATGGCCGGCGAGTTTGTGGAGGGCTGGCTCGTGGCGCAGGTGCTGGGCGAGGGCTCCTACGGAGA GGTGCGGCTGCTAGTGAACGCGCGCACCGGCGCCTCCGTGGCCCTGAAGACGGTCCGCTCTGACCCTGCCTCGGGCTCCGCGGGCACCACGCTGGCGGCGCGCGAGGCGGCGCTGCACCGCGCGTTGAGACACCCGCACGTGTTGAGGTGTCTCGGCGAGCGCACGCACGGGGACTTGCACTACATGTTTCTGGAGTACGCGCAGGGAGGGGAGCTGTTTGATCGGATAG AGCCCGACGTGGGCATGCCGTGCGGGCCGGCGCGGCGCTACTGGCGGCAGATCCTGGACGGCGTGCAGTACCTACACTCGCGGGGCGTCGCTCACCGCGACCTCAAGCCCGAGAACCTGCTGTTGGACCACGATGATAATGTCAAGATATCCGACTTCGGCATGGCCACGCTCTTTAG GCACGGCGGCAAAGAGCGCGTGCTATCCCGAGTGTGCGGCACTTTACCCTACGCGGCCCCCGAGGTTCTTTCGGCGGCGCAGCGCCCGtaccgcgccgcgcccgccgacCTGTGGGCCGTGGCCGTCGTGCTGGTCGCCATGCTGGCTGGAG AGCTCCCGTGGGAGAAAGCCCACCCTGACTGCGCCAACTACGCAGCCTGGCtctccggcggcggcgcgcggccgtGGGGCAAGCTCACCACTCGCGCGCTGACGCTTGTGAAGCGAGCGCTGCAGCCGGAGCCCGCCAAGAGATACACCCTTGAACAGCTGATGAGGCACCCCTGGACTACGGCCAGCGGGGCGGATGAGGTCGACTCGCCTAAGGAAG AGTCGTCGTGGCGCGGCTACAGCTCgcagccggcggcggcggcgggcgcgctgTCGGCGGCCGACATGGACGACATGCTCAGCTACTCGCAGCCCGCGCACGCCGACGACATGTTGCTGGCGACACAGAGCGACAGGCAGACGCAGCTCACGCAACAG AGCGTGCTCCAGCGCCTAGTCCGGCGCATGACGCGCGTGTGGGTGCGCGTGGACGAGGCGGCGGCGCTCCACGCGCTGTGCGGGGTGCTGAGCGAGCAGCACTACCAGCACCACTATGTGCACCCGAGGATC CTGGCCATCGAATGCGGCTCTGGCCTCAAGATGCGCGCGTGGGCGCTGCGAGCGGGCGCGGCCAGCGGGGACCCCACAGTTCTGTTGGAGTTCCGCCGCTCCCGGGGCTGCGGGCTCGAGTTCAAGCGCCGCTACCTGCAGATCAAGCAGGCCCTGGCTTCCAtcgccgcgcccccgccgcccctgAGCCGGGACCTGTTGGCGCCCCCCATAGCCTCGCAGGATGTAGGCGAAGCCATGGATGAGACGTGA
- the LOC105388995 gene encoding protein phosphatase 1 regulatory subunit 14B isoform X1 yields the protein MSMFFKFRNRGGGGAECGMECGVSAYPAPPVPPRAAPLPAHPALSPTERSPAKSGLHVNFSDKGEVKERREKFLTAKYGSHQMALIRKRLAVEMWLYDELQKLYETPKDSSNPTTEVEVDIDELLDMDSDDHRRRHLADLLVDAKKSQKDVKKFINDLLDKAKTL from the exons AGAGGAGGAGGCGGAGCGGAGTGCGGGATGGAGTGCGGCGTGTCGGCGTACCCCGCGCCCCCCGTGCCGCCCCGCGCGGCCCCCCTGCCCGCGCACCCCGCGCTGTCGCCCACCGAGCGGTCGCCGGCCAAGTCGGGGCTGCATGTCAACTTTAGCGACAAGGGAGAG GTGAAGGAGCGGCGCGAGAAGTTCCTGACGGCGAAGTACGGCAGCCACCAGATGGCGCTGATCCGCAAGCGCCTCGCCGTCGAGATGTGGCTCTACGACGAGCTGCAGAAGCTCTACGAGACTCCT AAGGACAGCTCGAACCCCACGACGGAGGTGGAGGTGGACATCGACGAGCTGCTGGACATGGACAGCGACGACCACCGGAGGCGCCATCTCGCG GATTTACTAGTTGATGCCAAGAAGTCCCAAAAAGATGTAAAG AAATTCATCAACGATTTGTTAGATAAGGCAAAGACTCTGTAA
- the LOC105388995 gene encoding protein phosphatase 1 regulatory subunit 14B isoform X2, producing the protein MECGVSAYPAPPVPPRAAPLPAHPALSPTERSPAKSGLHVNFSDKGEVKERREKFLTAKYGSHQMALIRKRLAVEMWLYDELQKLYETPKDSSNPTTEVEVDIDELLDMDSDDHRRRHLADLLVDAKKSQKDVKKFINDLLDKAKTL; encoded by the exons ATGGAGTGCGGCGTGTCGGCGTACCCCGCGCCCCCCGTGCCGCCCCGCGCGGCCCCCCTGCCCGCGCACCCCGCGCTGTCGCCCACCGAGCGGTCGCCGGCCAAGTCGGGGCTGCATGTCAACTTTAGCGACAAGGGAGAG GTGAAGGAGCGGCGCGAGAAGTTCCTGACGGCGAAGTACGGCAGCCACCAGATGGCGCTGATCCGCAAGCGCCTCGCCGTCGAGATGTGGCTCTACGACGAGCTGCAGAAGCTCTACGAGACTCCT AAGGACAGCTCGAACCCCACGACGGAGGTGGAGGTGGACATCGACGAGCTGCTGGACATGGACAGCGACGACCACCGGAGGCGCCATCTCGCG GATTTACTAGTTGATGCCAAGAAGTCCCAAAAAGATGTAAAG AAATTCATCAACGATTTGTTAGATAAGGCAAAGACTCTGTAA